One region of Mycolicibacterium insubricum genomic DNA includes:
- the recG gene encoding ATP-dependent DNA helicase RecG — protein sequence MATLDDRLDAVLGAKAADSLEEHLGLRTVNDLVRHYPRKYMQGTTVLDNDAREPEPGDHVTFVEEITDVAVHHTKRPPNREFMVVTLGHRQPKLTATFFNARFLKKLLLKDSVVMISGVIERNRGDLRLTHPQFLILNSPGGVHDGKGSRSMVKISEAARDTDGTVGLDAFRRESLPIYSATEKLQSWDIYLCVRQALAMLDPVPDPLPEWVRRRLNLMGEDEALRAIHLADNVEERERALHRIRFDEAVGLQWALAVRRYGEDAQTGPPAPPRDSGIRAQLLSRLPFELTGGQLEVLDVISDQLSNPHPMSRMLQGEVGSGKTIVALLAMTQLVDAGYQCALLAPTEVLAEQHARSMREVLGPLAMAGQLGEAEHATRVALLTGSMTPAHKRAVRDEIASGEAGIVIGTHALLSDTVEFHRLGMVVVDEQHRFGVEQRDTLRAKASGGITPHLLVMTATPIPRTIALTVYGDLEISTLRELPRGRQPIATNVIFNRWQKGWLDRAWVRIREEVDAGRQAYVVAPRIDEDDAVEHPDDGDTDAPRDRESTRKATAVTNLYERLGIRELRGLSLGLMHGKLSAEDKDAVMADFRAGDIDVLVCTTVIEVGVDVPNATVMVVMDADWFGISQLHQLRGRIGRGAHPSLCLLVTELAPDSKAGQRLSAVASTLDGFELADLDLQQRREGDVLGRDQSGKSLGLRLLSVLEHRDIIEAARLLVDEIVAEGGLVENPGMDTLAAAFLAGGQRSIEYLDKS from the coding sequence ATGGCGACGCTCGACGATCGGCTCGACGCCGTACTGGGCGCCAAGGCCGCCGACAGCCTGGAGGAGCACCTCGGCCTGCGGACGGTCAACGACCTGGTGCGTCACTACCCGCGCAAGTACATGCAGGGCACCACCGTGCTCGACAACGACGCCCGGGAGCCCGAGCCGGGGGACCACGTCACCTTCGTCGAAGAGATCACCGACGTCGCCGTGCACCACACCAAACGCCCGCCGAACCGTGAATTCATGGTGGTCACCCTCGGTCACCGACAGCCCAAGCTCACCGCCACCTTCTTCAATGCCCGCTTCCTGAAGAAACTGCTCCTCAAGGATTCGGTGGTGATGATCTCCGGGGTGATCGAACGCAACCGCGGCGACCTGCGGCTCACCCACCCGCAGTTCCTGATCCTGAACTCCCCGGGCGGCGTCCACGACGGCAAGGGCAGCCGGTCCATGGTGAAGATCTCCGAGGCCGCCCGGGACACCGACGGCACCGTCGGCCTGGACGCCTTCCGCCGCGAGTCGCTGCCGATCTACTCCGCCACCGAGAAACTGCAGAGCTGGGACATCTACCTGTGCGTGCGCCAAGCGCTGGCCATGCTCGACCCGGTACCCGATCCGCTGCCCGAATGGGTGCGCCGACGGCTGAACCTGATGGGGGAGGACGAGGCGCTGCGGGCGATCCACCTGGCCGACAACGTCGAGGAACGCGAACGCGCGCTGCACCGCATCCGGTTCGACGAAGCCGTCGGGCTGCAGTGGGCACTGGCCGTGCGCCGTTACGGCGAAGACGCCCAGACCGGCCCTCCGGCACCCCCGCGGGATTCGGGCATCCGGGCGCAATTGTTGTCCCGCCTGCCCTTCGAACTCACCGGCGGGCAGCTCGAGGTGCTCGACGTGATCTCCGACCAACTGAGCAACCCGCATCCGATGAGCCGGATGCTCCAAGGCGAGGTCGGCTCCGGCAAGACCATCGTCGCGCTGTTGGCCATGACCCAGCTGGTCGACGCCGGCTACCAGTGCGCGCTGCTGGCACCGACGGAGGTGCTCGCCGAGCAACATGCCCGCTCGATGCGTGAGGTGCTGGGGCCGCTGGCGATGGCCGGTCAGCTCGGCGAAGCCGAACACGCCACCCGGGTCGCGCTGCTGACCGGATCGATGACACCCGCGCACAAGCGCGCCGTGCGCGACGAGATCGCCTCCGGCGAGGCCGGGATCGTCATCGGCACCCACGCGCTGCTGTCGGACACGGTGGAGTTCCACCGGCTCGGCATGGTCGTCGTCGACGAACAACACCGGTTCGGCGTCGAGCAGCGGGATACGTTGCGCGCCAAGGCCAGCGGTGGCATCACCCCGCACCTGCTGGTGATGACGGCCACCCCGATCCCGCGGACCATCGCGCTGACGGTGTACGGCGACCTGGAAATCTCCACGCTACGCGAGCTGCCCCGCGGCCGACAGCCGATCGCCACCAACGTCATTTTCAACAGGTGGCAGAAGGGCTGGCTGGACCGGGCCTGGGTGCGTATCCGGGAGGAGGTCGACGCCGGCCGGCAGGCCTACGTCGTCGCCCCCCGCATCGACGAGGACGACGCCGTCGAGCATCCCGACGACGGCGACACCGACGCCCCCCGCGACCGAGAGTCAACCCGCAAGGCCACCGCGGTGACCAATCTTTATGAACGACTGGGGATCCGCGAGCTGCGCGGACTGTCGCTGGGGTTGATGCACGGCAAGCTCAGCGCCGAGGACAAGGACGCCGTGATGGCCGACTTCCGTGCCGGCGACATCGACGTGCTGGTCTGCACCACCGTCATCGAGGTCGGCGTCGACGTGCCCAACGCCACAGTCATGGTGGTGATGGACGCCGACTGGTTCGGCATCAGCCAGCTGCACCAGCTGCGCGGCCGGATCGGCCGCGGTGCTCACCCCAGCCTGTGCCTGCTGGTCACCGAGCTGGCGCCGGATTCCAAGGCGGGACAACGTCTGTCGGCCGTCGCCTCGACGCTGGACGGCTTCGAGCTGGCCGATCTGGACCTGCAGCAGCGCCGCGAGGGCGATGTGCTGGGCCGTGACCAATCCGGTAAGAGTCTCGGGCTGCGGTTGCTGTCGGTACTGGAGCACCGCGACATCATCGAGGCCGCACGGCTGTTGGTCGACGAGATCGTCGCCGAGGGGGGACTGGTCGAGAACCCGGGGATGGACACCCTGGCGGCGGCGTTTCTCGCCGGCGGCCAGCGCAGCATCGAATACCTGGACAAGTCATGA
- a CDS encoding HNH endonuclease family protein, translating into MNRRALLWLLVIAILAVVVAAQTVGDSRDRAAMFAARADAPTMPTVAPGTDVLAGIVVLPQRVYVSDYRRAAFGESWTDDSDAPGGHNGCDTRNDILERDLVDKTYTHIRSCPTAVATGVLHDPYTNSVIDFTRGAKIGQSVQIDHLVPLAYAWGMGARDWTDVQRVRFANDPANLLAVQGKANQDKGASPPADWMPPNHAFWCQYSMQFIAVLRGYGLPVDARSAQVLRDAATTCPTG; encoded by the coding sequence GTGAACCGGCGGGCGTTGCTGTGGCTGTTGGTGATTGCGATCCTCGCGGTGGTGGTTGCCGCCCAGACGGTCGGCGACTCCCGCGACCGCGCCGCGATGTTCGCCGCTCGGGCCGACGCACCCACCATGCCGACCGTCGCGCCGGGCACCGACGTGCTGGCCGGAATCGTCGTGCTGCCCCAGCGGGTGTACGTCTCCGACTATCGCCGCGCGGCGTTCGGCGAATCCTGGACCGACGACAGCGACGCACCCGGTGGGCACAACGGCTGCGACACCCGCAACGACATCCTCGAACGCGACCTGGTCGACAAGACCTACACCCATATCCGCAGCTGCCCGACGGCCGTGGCCACCGGCGTACTGCACGACCCGTACACCAACAGCGTCATCGATTTCACCCGCGGCGCCAAGATCGGCCAGTCGGTGCAGATCGACCACCTGGTGCCGCTGGCCTACGCCTGGGGCATGGGTGCGCGGGACTGGACCGATGTGCAGCGGGTGCGGTTCGCCAACGACCCGGCGAATCTGCTTGCCGTGCAGGGCAAGGCGAACCAGGACAAGGGCGCCTCGCCGCCCGCCGACTGGATGCCGCCGAATCACGCCTTCTGGTGCCAGTATTCGATGCAGTTCATCGCGGTGCTGCGCGGCTACGGCCTACCCGTGGACGCACGGTCCGCCCAAGTGCTGCGAGACGCCGCCACGACCTGCCCCACCGGCTGA
- a CDS encoding aldo/keto reductase, protein MSGTPVPSVGLHDDNTMPVLGLGVGELSDAETEHAVSTALELGYRLIDTAASYGNEAAVGRAIAASGIPRAEIFVTSKLANADRGLSSSQTALRASLERLGLDYLDLYLIHWPGTAPGAYVDSFAGLLRCRDEKLVRSVGVANFDAEALETIIDVVYTVPVVNQIELHPLLNQAALRAVNAEKNVVTEAYSPLGVGNLLDHPAITTVAAGYGKTPAQVLLRWSLQLGNVAIPRSKTPERIAENIDVFDFVLSDADMATLNGLDDATRYRPDPLTYDGP, encoded by the coding sequence ATGTCCGGCACGCCCGTTCCGTCCGTTGGACTCCACGACGACAACACCATGCCGGTGCTCGGCCTGGGAGTCGGTGAGCTGTCCGACGCCGAGACCGAACATGCCGTGTCGACCGCCCTGGAGCTGGGCTACCGGTTGATCGACACCGCCGCGTCCTACGGCAACGAGGCCGCCGTGGGGCGCGCTATCGCCGCCTCCGGGATCCCGCGGGCGGAGATCTTCGTGACCTCCAAGCTGGCCAACGCCGACCGCGGGCTCTCCTCCTCGCAGACCGCGCTGCGCGCCAGCCTGGAGCGGCTCGGCCTGGACTACCTGGACCTGTATCTCATCCACTGGCCGGGAACCGCTCCGGGTGCCTACGTCGACAGCTTCGCCGGGCTGCTGCGCTGCCGCGACGAGAAGCTGGTGCGCTCGGTCGGTGTCGCCAACTTCGACGCCGAGGCACTGGAGACCATCATCGACGTCGTCTACACCGTTCCGGTGGTGAACCAGATCGAGCTGCACCCGCTGCTGAACCAGGCCGCGTTGCGCGCGGTCAACGCCGAGAAGAACGTCGTCACCGAGGCGTACAGCCCACTGGGTGTCGGGAATCTGCTGGACCACCCGGCGATCACCACGGTGGCCGCCGGCTACGGCAAGACCCCGGCCCAGGTACTGCTGCGCTGGAGCCTGCAGCTGGGCAATGTGGCCATCCCCCGATCCAAGACGCCGGAGCGGATCGCCGAGAACATCGACGTCTTCGACTTCGTGCTCAGCGATGCCGACATGGCCACGCTCAACGGTCTCGACGACGCAACCCGCTACCGTCCGGACCCGCTGACCTACGACGGCCCGTAG
- a CDS encoding alpha/beta hydrolase, giving the protein MTRRRLPDRLQHLVNRAVPRVLSGVPGPVKRVLSGGRAIVVDGNTLDPSLQAFVHGLRVVGRPSLVLDGDIATSRRNLDDASRIFGGLPAPVTVTEVTVDGGSGPLRAWHYRPADNGDDSPRPLLVAYHGGGWVLGDLEGWDAGYRQICRDADVHVLSVDYRLAPEHPAPAAVEDAHAAYLWAVEHAAELGADPTRVAVGGDSAGGCLAAVVARQARDAGDPAPVLQLLLYPVTDIEATTRSRTLFGSGFFLTGADIDFFERCYLGGTDVSSADPRVSPLLTENLRGLAPALVITAGFDPLRDEGIAYANRLAEAGVDVDLRVYGSMIHGFMNLNGFGGEVSRAITDVISALRAHLSRS; this is encoded by the coding sequence ATGACACGCCGCCGGCTGCCCGATCGGCTGCAACACCTGGTCAACCGCGCGGTGCCGCGGGTGCTCAGCGGCGTCCCCGGACCGGTCAAGCGGGTACTCAGCGGCGGCCGCGCGATTGTGGTCGACGGCAACACCCTCGATCCCTCGCTGCAGGCGTTCGTGCACGGTCTGCGGGTGGTGGGCCGGCCGTCGCTGGTCCTCGACGGCGACATCGCGACCAGCCGGCGCAACCTCGACGACGCCTCCCGCATCTTCGGCGGTCTGCCCGCACCGGTCACCGTCACCGAGGTCACCGTGGACGGGGGATCCGGGCCGCTGCGCGCCTGGCACTACCGCCCGGCCGACAACGGTGACGACTCCCCGCGCCCGCTGCTGGTGGCCTACCACGGCGGCGGATGGGTGCTGGGGGACCTGGAGGGCTGGGACGCCGGCTACCGGCAGATCTGCCGCGACGCCGACGTGCACGTGCTCAGTGTCGACTACCGACTGGCCCCCGAACATCCGGCACCGGCGGCCGTCGAGGACGCCCACGCCGCCTACCTGTGGGCCGTCGAACACGCCGCCGAACTGGGCGCCGATCCGACTCGGGTCGCCGTCGGCGGCGACAGCGCCGGCGGCTGCCTGGCTGCCGTCGTCGCCCGCCAAGCCCGCGACGCCGGTGATCCGGCGCCGGTGCTGCAGCTGCTGCTCTACCCGGTGACCGATATCGAGGCGACCACCCGGTCACGCACCCTGTTCGGCTCGGGATTCTTCCTCACCGGCGCCGACATCGACTTCTTCGAGCGCTGTTACCTGGGCGGGACGGACGTCAGCAGCGCCGATCCGCGGGTGTCGCCGCTGCTCACCGAGAACCTGCGGGGCCTGGCGCCGGCTCTGGTGATCACCGCCGGCTTCGACCCGCTGCGCGACGAGGGCATCGCCTACGCGAACCGGCTCGCCGAAGCGGGTGTGGACGTCGATTTGCGGGTCTACGGGTCGATGATCCACGGCTTCATGAACCTCAACGGCTTCGGCGGTGAGGTGAGCCGGGCCATCACCGACGTCATCTCCGCTTTGCGAGCACACCTGAGCCGCAGCTAA
- a CDS encoding DsbA family protein, with amino-acid sequence MAKTPKRPATYDLKAADRRRDLMVKVGLTAVVIIFAVAMVFVILHNKDKAAEKASGDAAATAAELAIRAAKPDVLTAPGSTEPKAVLSLYEDFQCPHCGLFEKNYQGTIDKLIDNGVVAVDYYPVSILGGYSTRASNAAYCVADADKSPTKDVFRRFHSALFANQPAEGDPNAPDNDRLIEFARQAGVAGEVPGCIKSGKFNAKATGAAKRLGIKGTPTVRLNGKDVDFTDSVGNFITTDAFVGKIREVVGDAPGLAALNKPKP; translated from the coding sequence GTGGCCAAGACACCCAAGCGCCCCGCGACCTACGACCTCAAAGCCGCAGATCGCCGGCGTGACCTGATGGTGAAGGTCGGCTTGACCGCGGTGGTCATCATCTTCGCGGTCGCCATGGTCTTCGTGATCCTGCACAACAAGGACAAGGCTGCGGAGAAGGCCAGCGGCGACGCGGCCGCCACCGCCGCCGAGCTGGCGATCCGCGCCGCCAAGCCCGATGTGCTGACCGCGCCGGGCAGCACCGAGCCCAAGGCCGTGCTGTCGCTCTACGAGGACTTCCAGTGCCCGCACTGCGGCCTGTTCGAGAAGAACTACCAGGGCACCATTGACAAGCTGATCGACAACGGCGTCGTCGCCGTCGACTACTACCCGGTCTCCATCCTCGGTGGCTATTCGACGCGCGCCTCCAACGCCGCCTACTGCGTGGCCGACGCGGACAAGAGCCCCACCAAGGACGTGTTCCGCCGCTTCCACTCCGCGCTGTTCGCCAACCAGCCCGCCGAGGGCGACCCGAACGCCCCCGACAACGACCGGCTGATCGAGTTCGCCCGCCAGGCCGGCGTCGCCGGTGAGGTGCCGGGCTGCATCAAGTCCGGCAAGTTCAACGCCAAGGCGACCGGCGCGGCCAAGCGCCTGGGCATCAAGGGCACCCCGACGGTGCGGCTCAACGGCAAGGACGTGGACTTCACCGATTCGGTCGGCAACTTCATCACCACCGACGCGTTCGTCGGCAAGATCCGCGAGGTCGTCGGCGATGCTCCCGGCCTGGCCGCCCTGAACAAGCCGAAGCCGTGA
- a CDS encoding vitamin K epoxide reductase family protein yields the protein MPSALWVLIAGFIGFAASFTLTVEKIDMLIDPHYQPSCNFNPILACGSVMGTQQASVFGFPNPLMGVVAFTIVIVTGVLSVGRVRLPRWYWSGLLAGLAMGVVFVHWLIFQSLYRINALCPYCMVVWSITIPLFVVVASITLRPLAGNPVARVLYQWRWPLVALWVTAVILAILVRFWYFWTTLI from the coding sequence ATGCCGAGCGCCCTGTGGGTGCTGATCGCCGGGTTCATCGGGTTCGCCGCGTCGTTCACCCTGACGGTCGAGAAGATCGACATGCTGATCGACCCGCACTATCAGCCCAGCTGCAACTTCAACCCGATTCTGGCCTGCGGTTCGGTGATGGGAACGCAGCAGGCGTCGGTCTTCGGCTTTCCCAACCCCCTCATGGGCGTGGTCGCGTTCACCATCGTGATCGTCACCGGAGTGCTGTCGGTGGGGCGGGTCCGACTGCCGCGCTGGTACTGGTCGGGGCTGCTGGCCGGTCTCGCCATGGGTGTGGTGTTCGTGCACTGGCTGATCTTCCAGAGCCTGTACCGCATCAACGCGCTGTGCCCGTACTGCATGGTGGTGTGGTCGATCACCATCCCGCTGTTCGTCGTGGTCGCGTCCATCACCCTGCGCCCCCTGGCCGGCAACCCGGTCGCCCGCGTGCTGTACCAGTGGCGCTGGCCGCTGGTGGCGCTGTGGGTCACCGCGGTCATCCTGGCGATCCTGGTGCGGTTCTGGTATTTCTGGACCACGCTGATCTGA
- the rsmD gene encoding 16S rRNA (guanine(966)-N(2))-methyltransferase RsmD gives MTRIIGGAAGGRRIAVPPRGTRPTTDRVRESMFNLLAAQRDFDGLRVLDLYAGSGALGLEALSRGATTAVFVESNSRAAAVISANATAVGLDGAVLRRSSVESVLGAAAETPVDLVFADPPYDVVAAAIEANLVLLTDNGWVHDGTVVVVERASAGPRLTWPVGWEQWKERRYGDTQLEIAEFRG, from the coding sequence TTGACCCGCATCATCGGCGGCGCCGCGGGCGGTCGTCGCATCGCCGTCCCGCCCCGAGGAACCCGCCCGACCACCGACCGGGTCCGCGAATCGATGTTCAACCTGCTTGCCGCGCAACGGGACTTCGACGGCCTGCGGGTGCTGGACCTGTACGCCGGGTCGGGTGCTCTGGGCCTGGAGGCGCTCTCACGCGGCGCGACGACGGCGGTCTTCGTCGAATCGAATTCCCGTGCCGCGGCGGTGATCTCCGCGAACGCGACGGCCGTCGGGCTCGACGGCGCGGTGCTGCGGCGCAGCAGCGTGGAGTCGGTACTGGGTGCCGCCGCCGAGACACCGGTGGACCTGGTGTTCGCCGACCCGCCCTATGACGTTGTGGCCGCCGCGATCGAGGCGAACCTGGTGCTGCTCACCGACAACGGCTGGGTGCACGACGGCACCGTCGTCGTGGTGGAACGCGCCTCGGCCGGGCCGCGGCTGACCTGGCCCGTCGGTTGGGAGCAGTGGAAGGAACGCCGCTACGGCGACACCCAGCTGGAGATCGCCGAATTCCGCGGGTGA